The Populus nigra chromosome 19, ddPopNigr1.1, whole genome shotgun sequence genome includes a window with the following:
- the LOC133679254 gene encoding kiwellin-like, with protein sequence MESAMMTLMLGLTLALEKVLHLLQTSIDCKPSGTLTCKGKSFPRFTCSPPVTSFTKASLTPNDFSEGGEGGAPSECDENFHEKTERVVALSTGWYAGGSRCGKMIKITARNGRSVLAKVVDECDSKNGCDSQHAGLPPCRNNIVDGSDAVWEALKLNKDLGVVDVTWSLA encoded by the coding sequence ATGGAAAGTGCAATGATGACCCTGATGTTGGGACTCACACTTGCACTGGAGAAAGTCCTTCACCTCCTTCAAACATCGATCGACTGCAAACCCTCCGGAACCCTTACATGCAAAGGAAAATCTTTTCCCCGGTTCACATGTTCCCCTCCAGTCACATCTTTTACTAAAGCTAGCCTAACACCCAATGACTTTAGCGAAGGAGGGGAAGGTGGAGCCCCATCGGAGTGTGACGAGAACTTTCATGAGAAGACGGAGCGCGTGGTGGCGCTGTCTACCGGCTGGTATGCTGGAGGATCAAGATGTGGAAAGATGATAAAGATTACAGCACGAAATGGAAGGAGCGTGCTAGCTAAGGTGGTGGATGAGTGTGACTCGAAGAATGGGTGCGACAGCCAACATGCTGGCTTGCCACCTTGTAGGAACAATATTGTCGATGGGTCTGATGCGGTTTGGGAAGCTTTGAAACTGAACAAAGATTTGGGTGTTGTGGATGTCACTTGGTCGTTGGCTTAG